The Ipomoea triloba cultivar NCNSP0323 chromosome 4, ASM357664v1 DNA segment GAGCCTAGCAGGTGCGTTGCAGTATCTTACTATGACTCGCCCTGATCTTTCCTATGCTGTTAATCTTTTGTGTCAGCAGATGCATGCTCCCACAGTGGACCATTGGGCTCAGCTTAAGCGTGTTCTTCGCTATGTTAAGGGGACTACTCATTACGGTTTGTTGTTGTGTAAGTCTTCTAATACTGATCTTCATGCCTACTCTGACTCGGACTAGGCTGGTTGCCCTGTGGATCGGAAATCTACGAGTGGATTTGCTGTGTTTCTTGGGTCCAATCTGATTTCGTGGCAGTGTAAGAAATAGCGGACTGCTGCTCGGTCATCTACTGAGGCTGAATACAAGGCTATCGCAGATGTGTGTGCTGAAGTCACCTGGATTGTGTCTCTGCTTCGTGAGCTGGGCGTGTCTCACAGTTCTCCTCCTACATTGTGGTGCgataatcttggtgctacttatatgtgtgctaatcctGTGTTTCATACTAGGACGAAGCACATTGAGATCGATTATCATTTTGTTCGTGATAAGGTGGCTGCAGGTGACTTGCAGGTTAATTTCATTCCGACTAAAGATCAACTGgcagacatcttcaccaaacctctAGCTGCGCCTCGGTTCTCCTTCCTGCGTGACAAGCTTCAGGTTGCTGCGACTTCCTGAGCTTGAGGGGAAGTGTTAAGGACTCCTATTTAGACTAGTTCTATTCAAACTCTGTAGCTTGTATATATTTTCTCTTCTGTAATCTGAATAGACTGAGACATTCAATTATCAATCTCAATCCTCATTACTTTCACATTTTATATTAGTGTTTTATTAATGTGACATACTCTTTGTACTATAATTTTTCTTAATGTGACCTACTGTTTGTactatcatttttcttttattatacacacacaataTTCATATACGACAGTAAAATTAACATGTAGATGTTGGGATATTGAGAAGGGTATAGTATGTGgtttcaattatttaatttatttttattattattttagatataaatttCCAGCTACTTGTTTGCATTCGATTAGGTGTACGTAGAAGTTTGGAGTTGTCGCTATTAGGGTGGGGTACGATTGAATTGATTGATTCATAATATTTTCAGAAGTACAATGttaatttgagattttttttaaaatgttttttttcttccgTGTAATTTGTATCAAATCTTAGAAATGACATTTTGACGTATTATTGTACATTTAATTGATATCTAATAATGTTAGTTTCGGATACTCTTCATCATGTCAAGTAAAATTTCACCTCTTACAAGAAAGATAGTGGAGTTATaatagggataagggtcaaatagaccctcaaactatactcaactgtgcaattaggcccttcaactttaaaaagttttaattaggccctcataTTTTAAAGTAAATAAGTCCTTTAACCTATTTTTGACCTGTGATTGTAGGTCATCTACAATTCCGGCCAACTCCGGGGAACAAAGCCAAACATCAACCACGGTCGCTGGTGGCGTCCAGCCGGAGAAGGCTGGTCGCCTTCTGCACTGTCGGCTCTGGCCGGGCGCCAGTCGCCGATCGCCGGTGGTTAATGTTTGGCTTTGTTCGCAGGAGCTTCGCCGGAGTTGGACGGAATTGTTGATGACCTGCAATTACAAGTCAAAAATAGGTTAAAGGGCTTatttgcttcaaaataacaagtttgagtgACTAATTGTAGCTTTTCAAAGTTGAAGGGTCTAAATGCACATTTaagtatagtttgagggtctatttgacccttatcccgaGTTAATATAATAAGTCAATCatagtggcaagtgagctctctttgtggggaggaatttcgggagaacccggatTCAATTcacacaagtgacgattctcccgtggccttccaattaaatttactaaaaaataataataataataataataataataataataataataataataataataataagtcaatCATACACCCTTAGTAATAAAATAGTGAAGTATAATGACATAATGTGCAACATGCTCTTGTTAGCAAAATTGTGTGACGGATTGACTTGTCATGAGCAGGGCCTAAAGGTGGTCTAGAGCCTTCAACTTCTCTCGCGAGAGACGAATTCTTTGGTGTACTCAGGATTTTTACCTTCGAACGACTAATCCTCTCTTTAAATTTTAAGTCTGCTCCATACTCAATACCAAAGATCAAACCCTTAACATTTGATTAATGATGGATGAGTCTCTCGCCATTCAACCGCAATCTATATTGCCACTAAAATATTGCTTAACACAATTCACTACACCCTATATTGCCACTGAAGTATTGCTTAACACAATTCACTAAGTCATATTAAATGAATAATTCAAagtaattgaaaaaataaaagatttttattGAGATGCACATGTGGGACATACATGGAATCGTTCCACGCTCGTCTCTCTGCAGTCTGCACCACAAACTGAGCTAAGACTCGTTAATTTGGCATCATTCACTAACCCAGTTCCAGATCATCCACATGTAATATTACTAATATATTGCCCCAAATAGGTTATCTAACGAGTGTAGCGTAATTTTTTATTAGCATGTTACGAATTTGATTCTTGTTAATGTGTTTTCAGTCAAATTTGTCACAGATGATCTTcctaataaatttaattattactttttttgtgtaatttacatattattacatAGAACTAGATCGAGTTCAtccaattttataataattacgaATTTTCATCACCATCCATATGTTTTACTCATAAAAAATGTCATAATTAATACATCATATTACGATTATTAaggataataattaatttaatacatgTTCCTAGCCCTGTCCCTCCACTCCCCAATTATCAGTTCCTAATTAATTATTGCAACAGATCAAATGTAACATCACAAGCTAGCCTACAGCTCTGGTTCATGCACTTGATAACTTTCTTCTCTagctcccatatatatatatatatatatatatatatatatatatataaaagattgaCAATTTCTCAAACCTTAATTATGTACGTCCAACCACACCTCCAACTTATACAGGCCAGCGTTAGccaattcaaaattatatagtcaatgaaaataaaaataagctaAGCAGTTCAGAAAGTCGTGCCTTGAAATACTGATTTGATATTACAAAGATGCCTAATCCCTATTATTAATGGAAAATATagaaaagcatatatatatatatatatatatatatatatatacacacccaATCTGAATTGTTTTTATACGTAGTTAGTTCAATATTACCTAATTTAGTATGAACAAACGATttaaaaatcaagaatatttattattaagcGAAAAAGACTGAATTTATAAGTGAGAAAAATgtatgaaaatgaataaatagggGAAAGACGGAATAGTTGAAGAAAATAAAGTCTGTATTACACGAAATgttattagtcaattttagcCCCAAaaattgagaagaaagaggaaaaatatgaatatgaatattgCATTTCCTCTTTTACTTGAGGGTTTTTGTTGCTCAAAGTACAACTTTCCATCCTTTGAGTCAAACCATGAAATTAAAACCCCTTTCTTCCATTCCATCTCTCTCTTGTCAATTTCTTGGGGGCAAAAACGTAACactccatcatcatcatcatcgtctccACTCACACATGGATCCGCCGTTGTTACATGCAGATCCAAGTTGAataaacacccaaaaaaaaaaaagaaaaaaaaaaagagaaaatatatcCACAAGATCAGAAATTCCCCATGCAAAAGCCGGGGAGGACAAAAACGTGGGCAGTACGAGAAAAAAAGGTTGTTTCATTAATCTTCTGAAATGCTAGCGAGATGGGGCCTCCATTCTCCGACTTTACCGCTCCGGCGCCGCCGGTGGGACGCCGACGACGACTTCTTTTCCGTGGAATAACGATCGCACCCGGCCGTCGCTGCTCCGTTAGCGTGGAACGATTTCTCGCCGCTCTTTTTCGCGGGCTTCACGGCGGCGCCGGCGTTTTTCTTCTTGTCGGCGGGGACGGAAGACGCCGGAATCAAGAAGTAGATGCTGCCCCTCTTGAGCTCCGACGTCGGCGACAGGATCAGAATCCGGCGAACCATGCCCTGAGAACTGGGTTGGCTCAAAACGTGATTGGGATTGTTCTTAAGCACTTCATCGGCGGTGATCGGATGCGTTATCTCCTCCACGTGGCCGTTCAAGTGCACTATTCGGATCAAATCCAAAGCTCCACAAGGAAGAACGCAAGCCAAACAGCACCTTAGACTATTGCCCATTCTCTctcgaagaagaaaaataaaataaaatcaaaattaaaactcttaaaattcttCTGATCTCTTCAAACTTTCTATCTTAGCTTTCTGGCTCAGCGCTCAAGTGGATGGAGAAGACGATTCAATGTTATATATAGCACCAACCCAACCCGACACATggggaaaataattttttcaatattgCTTCTAAGcgaaattacaaaaatgcccctaGGTTATATTAGTCTTTTTAGAAAGtgggattattatttttttaaagaggaaTACAAgtcaccatgcccttcattttAAGGGCATTTGACCTAGGCCGTCATGATTATGTGCAAGCTAAGATTGTAATAATTGGGGAAAATAACAAtagaagctagctagctagcttgtaggttttaatttatttgcaaCTAATTAAACAATACATTCAAGCAAGCTAAGAccaatataatatgttttgatACCTTAGCTTCACCAGAAAACACCTTGTTTGTGTGGTAAACTGAGTTTTTGTTGATATTTTGGGCATATGTTTGTAGAAacaaatctatcattttaatatCAAAGCGTAATGCTAGTTACTATATAagtattaaaagaaataaagttacacttTCACGGCTAACTATAATTACTTTTGGTATAGTAATAAATGATTGGACTAGCAACTAGCATTAAATGAGCAGGTTGTAGTTGAGGCTAACACGTGTTGAGAGAAGGATTGCTAAACAGAGACTTAGAAAGTTAAGTTTAACATCTTATGTATTGAAAACTGTACCGGATACTAcgcaaatataaagaaataaagttaattatattttcgaTACTAGCTATGATTTTTGACATAGTGATCAACTTTTGATACGAacaatatttgtaatattgCAGGGAGTTTAAAGAAAAAGTAGGTTGATGAATGGAAgtaagaagaagatgatgatgaagtagttctaattaattaatgaatttaaatttgGAAGGAGAGAGTTGGGTCGTAATCCAAAGTAGAACATGAACATGTTACATCTATCTCGACCACCAAAAATTGTAGTCTTCTTCATTTATAATAATTGGGTTTCGTGGGTCCCACAACATGAGTCATCGCGAATATAGGCATAACAGCGCAGACGACGACAAAACAACtccatttattatatatttatttattaatattaattattaaaacactACTACGTACTATATTGTATTGATTGTATATAGCTTAGACCCGTATTAACGTATTAGTCTATTAGGTACGGAATGGGATAATACATATCACTATGCACCTTTATATACAAGAAATGATATCCTCACCCTTTAGTTATAAGCTACCCATCATTATATTGTTTGAAAAGAGTATAGTGGCCGAATGgatgaaacataatttttatatcataatgttgcgagtttgattcttgtcaacactCTCTTGATTGAGTCTTCTTTTATGTAATTTGTGAGCTATTCACTTGAGAATGCAACTCGTCTAATCACATAATAAGGTGGAGACACTCGCATAGATTTAGAGGCCTGCCAAGAGTTGAATTATACAGGTTTGCCcaccaaaaattaattttctgtttagattttagggttttgaaatttaactttttactaATTTCATTTTGGACTATTTaagcatattattatttactttaaaactctggattaatatttatttcaactatttaagttattttatttataattttttgatttttgaattaattttcatttaaattaaTCTTTTTAAGAATTTTAATGATCCTTGGGTATTGGCATGTCCCGTCTCGCTTTGACAATACTAATAACTTCCATTAGACCATTGATATTTTTTCAATTGAAATGTTAAATCATTTTAATCATAGTTCATTCAACTAATTTGTTTTACTGCTCCAAGTCTCCAACCACCCTCATTAACACACCCTTGGTTGATAGGGTTGTAATACTATACATTTCTCACATTACAAAGTCACATCTAATGcgatattttataattaattgattatttgatcATAAATAATTTGGTATAGTCATCTTAAATGAGAGCTGTTCAATTTAAGCAATACCTATAATTTTCCAAATGATAGTTCATTAGTTATTATGTATGTTAgtctaaattttaaatttaaaagtttcttatcattcttattttaaagACCAATAGATAAAATAACTCGTAAAATGGTCTCGATTAACCTACGACCTCACAAACCTAGGTACAATGAAGGGAAATGAATCATTCCTATGATTAAGGGAGCAATTAATTGGGCAGTGAGAAAACTAGGTGCCTAAAAGGTGATGCTAAGTTCATATCTGCACGCTCTATGTACTAAAGTCCAAACAAGACAGCTGGCTTTGAGCCTTTCatccttgattttttttttttcaaaaaaaaaaaaaaactttaatatttgttatttatacaTTTGATTATTAGCAATAAAATAAAGCTCGCAGACAAATCTTTCCTTTAACGCAACAAACTCAATAATCGAAGCAATATTCCCAGGCCATTTAAAGTAGTACAGTACAACACTTTTCTAGGGTGTATTCAAAATATTgttttaatcaatttttaaaagatgGTTTGAATCAATTAcagttaaaataatttattgttttaatttgattcaaTTATCTATAAACAATCTAAGTTGATTTATTTCGTTGTTGTTCTTTGTTGGCTAAGTTTACCAGGTAAGTTTCACCTAAATTACTTATTTGGATAAggattacatattttttttgtaaatcaaaatttggTGAGGGTAAGAAAATGAGAAATCTAGTATTAAGAAAGTATAGATTGACAGGAACAGCTAGGCATGCAGATCGAAGAACgcaatatatatagtttgtaaTTGCCGAGATAGATTTCTGGGCGTGTGAGACTTGAGAGAGTTTAATTATTAGCAATTAAAGTAATGAGAGTATGATTAGATACAATGAAGGGATAACTGAATTTGGTTTGGACTACCTAAGAGGAAGCTTCGTGGTACTTTGGTTTCCAGCACCGACCGTTGTGTATGTGATTAACTGAATTTGGTTTCTGACTAATTAAGGCATATATGATTAAATCATTAAGAATTATAGCTGTTGTGgttgatattattaatttgtgTCACTCGATAATAGACTATTGACTCAATTTTGAATAAGCATGACAGAAAATTTAAGGAGTTTCAGAG contains these protein-coding regions:
- the LOC116015462 gene encoding uncharacterized protein LOC116015462, which gives rise to MGNSLRCCLACVLPCGALDLIRIVHLNGHVEEITHPITADEVLKNNPNHVLSQPSSQGMVRRILILSPTSELKRGSIYFLIPASSVPADKKKNAGAAVKPAKKSGEKSFHANGAATAGCDRYSTEKKSSSASHRRRRSGKVGEWRPHLASISED